A region of Periplaneta americana isolate PAMFEO1 chromosome 16, P.americana_PAMFEO1_priV1, whole genome shotgun sequence DNA encodes the following proteins:
- the LOC138691649 gene encoding uncharacterized protein isoform X3 yields the protein MDVIKMEPGSDPMGIQTSGIADIEEKKPLSEEGNLLDLDVTKIKTECIDHRYDMKSEIVFEESAMPIDFPMLKNEAEEEFCELDQVKEVKLEVTAKENEVLTERMFTVTHITQI from the exons ATGGACGTGATCAAGATGGAACCTGGGTCCGACCCAATGGGTATACAAACAAGTGGTATCGCAGATATAGAAGAGAAGAAGCCTTTATCTGAG gaaggaAATTTATTAGATTTGGATgtcactaaaataaaaactgaatgtaTAGATCACAGGTATGACATGAAATCGGAGATAGTATTTGAGGAATCTGCAATGCCAATTGACTTTCCCATGCTGAAGAATGAAGCTGAG GAGGAGTTTTGTGAGTTGGATCAAGTGAAGGAGGTCAAACTGGAAGTAACAGCAAAAGAGAATGAAGTCTTAACTGAGAG
- the LOC138691649 gene encoding uncharacterized protein isoform X4 translates to MDVIKMEPGSDPMGIQTSGIADIEEKKPLSEEGNLLDLDVTKIKTECIDHRYDMKSEIVFEESAMPIDFPMLKNEAEEEFCELDQVKEVKLEVTAKENEVLTERCLFVL, encoded by the exons ATGGACGTGATCAAGATGGAACCTGGGTCCGACCCAATGGGTATACAAACAAGTGGTATCGCAGATATAGAAGAGAAGAAGCCTTTATCTGAG gaaggaAATTTATTAGATTTGGATgtcactaaaataaaaactgaatgtaTAGATCACAGGTATGACATGAAATCGGAGATAGTATTTGAGGAATCTGCAATGCCAATTGACTTTCCCATGCTGAAGAATGAAGCTGAG GAGGAGTTTTGTGAGTTGGATCAAGTGAAGGAGGTCAAACTGGAAGTAACAGCAAAAGAGAATGAAGTCTTAACTGAGAG